A stretch of Mesorhizobium sp. M2A.F.Ca.ET.046.03.2.1 DNA encodes these proteins:
- a CDS encoding alpha/beta hydrolase — MPSLKSHLVSFVLRHSRKKAFSSPENLQRWIAYARKTEDHHPPALLKARLDITETEIDGFPVYEIAPKAGERRRILYLHGGAYVFQITSYHWGLIAEMAERLGFGITVPIYPIAPEHDFHDMFGMVGDVYRHMLERTDSEDIVFMGDSAGGNMAVVLTMMAAKEGLPSPSRHVLISPGLDVSLANPEVFEAERQDPWLGIPGGLEAVRLYSAGFDRKDWHISPLYGDLSLLPKTLLLTGSRDMLTPDNLIFAERARAAGVEVDVVYEEGMFHVWPLIEMPEARRARDSIVSFLRDEARGQAERETVDSSAKGLSRVPLMTGFASTKIASAISSLRSGW; from the coding sequence ATGCCCAGTTTGAAAAGCCACCTCGTTTCGTTCGTACTGCGGCACAGCCGCAAGAAGGCGTTTTCCAGCCCCGAGAACCTGCAGCGCTGGATCGCCTATGCCCGCAAGACCGAGGACCATCATCCGCCGGCCTTGCTCAAGGCGCGGCTGGACATAACCGAGACCGAGATCGACGGCTTTCCCGTCTATGAGATCGCGCCGAAGGCGGGCGAACGCCGGCGCATACTTTACCTGCATGGCGGCGCCTATGTTTTTCAGATCACCTCCTACCACTGGGGGCTGATCGCCGAGATGGCCGAGCGTCTCGGTTTCGGAATCACCGTGCCGATCTACCCGATCGCGCCCGAGCACGATTTCCACGACATGTTCGGCATGGTCGGCGACGTCTACCGGCACATGCTCGAAAGGACCGACTCGGAGGACATCGTCTTCATGGGCGATTCCGCCGGCGGCAACATGGCCGTCGTGCTGACCATGATGGCGGCCAAGGAGGGCCTGCCCTCGCCGTCGCGCCATGTGCTGATCTCGCCCGGCCTCGACGTTTCGCTTGCAAATCCTGAAGTCTTCGAGGCCGAGCGCCAGGATCCTTGGCTGGGCATTCCGGGTGGGCTGGAAGCGGTGCGGCTCTACAGCGCCGGTTTCGACCGCAAAGACTGGCACATCAGCCCGCTTTACGGCGACTTGTCCCTGCTGCCGAAAACGCTGCTGCTGACCGGCTCACGCGACATGCTGACACCAGACAATCTCATCTTCGCCGAACGGGCGCGGGCTGCCGGCGTGGAGGTGGACGTGGTCTACGAGGAGGGCATGTTCCACGTCTGGCCGCTGATCGAGATGCCGGAAGCGCGCCGCGCGCGCGACAGCATCGTATCGTTCCTGAGGGATGAAGCCCGCGGTCAAGCCGAAAGGGAGACGGTCGACTCGTCGGCCAAGGGCCTATCAAGAGTTCCGTTGATGACCGGATTTGCGAGTACGAAGATCGCATCGGCGATTTCATCGCTTCGATCGGGGTGGTAG
- a CDS encoding methyltetrahydrofolate cobalamin methyltransferase yields MTRTIVASATREIVIGFDQPFCVIGERINPTGRKKLAAEMVAGNFETVIKDALEQAACGATMLDVNAGVTAVDPNATEPALLVQTLEIVQGLVDLPLSIDSSVTAAIEAALKVAKGRPLVNSVTGEEEKLEAILPLVKKYNVPVVAISNDETGISMDPDVRFAVAKKIVERCADHGIPSHDVVVDPLVMPIGALGDAGRQVFALLRRLREELKVNTTCGLSNISFGLPHRHGINAAFIPMVIGAGMTSAIMNPVRPQEMEAVRGANVLNGTDENCTNWIRTYKDYKPAEGGHAVAAPVAVTAPGEGAAAGGRRRGGREARMARG; encoded by the coding sequence ATGACCCGCACCATCGTCGCCTCGGCGACCCGAGAAATCGTCATCGGCTTCGATCAGCCCTTCTGCGTGATCGGCGAACGCATCAACCCGACCGGCCGCAAGAAGCTCGCCGCCGAGATGGTGGCCGGCAACTTCGAGACCGTCATCAAGGACGCGCTGGAGCAGGCCGCCTGCGGCGCCACAATGCTCGACGTCAATGCCGGCGTCACCGCCGTCGACCCCAACGCCACCGAGCCGGCGCTTCTGGTGCAGACGCTCGAGATCGTGCAGGGCCTGGTCGATCTGCCGCTGTCGATCGACTCCTCGGTCACCGCAGCGATCGAGGCCGCGCTGAAGGTCGCCAAGGGCCGCCCGCTGGTCAACTCCGTCACCGGCGAGGAAGAAAAGCTCGAGGCCATCCTGCCGCTGGTCAAGAAATACAACGTCCCGGTCGTCGCCATCTCCAATGACGAGACCGGCATCTCGATGGACCCGGATGTCCGCTTCGCCGTCGCCAAGAAGATCGTCGAGCGCTGCGCCGACCACGGCATTCCTTCGCATGACGTCGTCGTCGACCCGCTGGTGATGCCGATCGGGGCGCTGGGCGATGCCGGACGCCAGGTGTTCGCGCTGCTCCGGCGGCTCCGCGAAGAGCTCAAGGTCAACACCACCTGCGGCCTCTCCAACATCTCCTTCGGCCTGCCGCACCGCCACGGCATCAACGCCGCCTTCATCCCGATGGTGATCGGGGCCGGCATGACCTCGGCGATCATGAACCCGGTCCGTCCGCAGGAAATGGAAGCCGTGCGCGGCGCCAATGTGCTCAACGGCACCGACGAGAACTGCACCAACTGGATCCGCACCTACAAGGACTACAAGCCGGCCGAAGGCGGCCACGCCGTTGCCGCTCCGGTCGCGGTCACCGCCCCCGGTGAAGGCGCTGCCGCCGGCGGCCGCCGCCGCGGCGGCCGCGAAGCCCGCATGGCCAGGGGATAA
- a CDS encoding methylenetetrahydrofolate reductase, which yields MNARQRDENPAGIHLPLDPLPGHTSRGRLERVLRRGEFAVTTELNPPDSADPEDVYNRAKIFDGWVDAINAVDASGANCHMSSVGICALLTRMGYAPIMQIACRDKNRIAIQGDVLGGAAMGVANMLCLTGDGVQAGDQPGAKPVFDLDSMSLLETIRIMRDNGKFLSGRKLTTPPQVFLGCAVNPFAPPYDFRPIHLGKKIAAGAQFAQTQYCFDVPMFKAFMQKARDLGHTEKLFLLCGVGPLASAKTAKWIRSNVPGIHIPDAVIKRLEGAQDQKKEGKQLCIDIINEVKEIPGVAGIHVMAYRQEEYVAEIVDESGVLKGRQPWKREIRRDDQLVAERLDHILHDEITETQVDMVKTAH from the coding sequence ATGAACGCCCGCCAGCGCGACGAGAATCCGGCCGGCATCCACCTGCCGCTCGATCCCCTGCCCGGCCACACCTCGCGCGGCCGGCTGGAGCGCGTGCTGCGCCGCGGCGAGTTCGCGGTGACGACCGAACTCAACCCGCCCGACAGCGCCGATCCCGAAGATGTCTACAACCGCGCCAAGATCTTCGACGGCTGGGTCGACGCCATCAACGCGGTCGATGCCTCGGGCGCCAACTGCCACATGTCCTCGGTCGGCATCTGCGCGCTGCTTACCCGCATGGGCTATGCGCCGATCATGCAGATCGCCTGCCGCGACAAGAACCGCATCGCCATTCAGGGCGACGTGCTGGGCGGCGCCGCCATGGGCGTCGCCAATATGCTGTGCCTCACCGGCGACGGTGTGCAGGCCGGCGACCAGCCCGGCGCCAAGCCTGTCTTCGACCTCGATTCCATGTCGCTGCTCGAAACCATCCGCATCATGCGCGACAACGGCAAGTTCCTGTCCGGCCGCAAGCTGACGACGCCGCCGCAAGTCTTCCTCGGCTGCGCGGTCAATCCCTTCGCGCCGCCTTACGACTTCCGCCCGATCCATCTCGGCAAGAAGATCGCCGCCGGGGCGCAATTCGCGCAGACGCAGTACTGTTTCGACGTGCCGATGTTCAAAGCCTTCATGCAGAAGGCGCGCGATCTCGGCCACACCGAAAAGCTCTTCCTGCTCTGCGGCGTCGGGCCGCTCGCTTCCGCCAAGACGGCGAAATGGATCCGCTCCAACGTGCCTGGCATCCATATCCCTGACGCGGTGATCAAGCGGCTGGAAGGCGCGCAGGATCAGAAGAAAGAAGGCAAGCAGCTCTGCATCGACATCATCAACGAGGTGAAGGAAATCCCGGGCGTCGCCGGCATCCATGTGATGGCCTACCGCCAGGAGGAATATGTCGCCGAGATCGTCGATGAATCCGGCGTGCTGAAAGGCCGCCAGCCCTGGAAGCGCGAGATCCGCCGCGATGACCAGCTGGTCGCCGAGCGGCTCGACCACATACTGCACGACGAGATTACCGAAACCCAGGTCGACATGGTGAAGACCGCGCACTGA
- a CDS encoding methylenetetrahydrofolate reductase C-terminal domain-containing protein has protein sequence MSEKQPAVTQATLVKKAAPKSDYKPADVSPQRRVQRTFAVRLWSIRHSRLLEWFYSRFADAFLLLHPLWKGIGYGRVEAPVKFVEKRVKGFMFDCRMCGQCVLSSTGMSCPMNCPKQLRNGPCGGVRANGNCEVEPDMPCVWVKAWEGSRNMVHGDKILTVQKPVDQSLRETSAWLRVTAQAAAARETAQNPGASA, from the coding sequence ATGTCTGAGAAGCAGCCGGCGGTTACCCAGGCCACATTGGTCAAGAAGGCAGCGCCGAAATCCGACTACAAGCCTGCCGACGTGTCGCCGCAGCGGCGCGTCCAGCGCACCTTCGCCGTGCGGCTGTGGTCGATCAGGCATTCGCGCCTGCTCGAATGGTTCTACAGCCGGTTCGCCGACGCTTTCCTGTTGTTGCATCCTCTGTGGAAGGGCATCGGCTATGGGCGCGTCGAGGCTCCGGTGAAGTTCGTCGAGAAGCGCGTCAAGGGCTTCATGTTCGACTGCCGCATGTGCGGCCAGTGCGTGCTGTCGTCGACCGGCATGTCGTGCCCGATGAACTGCCCCAAGCAGCTGCGCAACGGCCCGTGCGGCGGCGTGCGCGCCAACGGCAACTGCGAGGTCGAGCCGGACATGCCTTGCGTCTGGGTCAAGGCCTGGGAAGGCTCGCGCAACATGGTGCATGGCGACAAGATCCTGACCGTGCAGAAGCCGGTCGATCAGTCGCTGCGCGAGACCTCGGCCTGGCTGCGGGTGACCGCGCAAGCCGCCGCCGCGCGTGAAACGGCCCAGAATCCCGGAGCTTCGGCATGA
- a CDS encoding virulence factor, which yields MADLIVVYWRDIPAQVIVKKGRQNAKRELPLRFTEAIDMCAMRTGAGGTDDYLAEWRKADPVPVGDDIEAEVEKAYQELDAKYDRERLVALVKAGGKENV from the coding sequence ATGGCCGATCTGATCGTCGTCTATTGGCGCGACATTCCCGCCCAGGTCATCGTCAAAAAGGGCCGGCAGAACGCCAAGCGCGAACTGCCGCTGCGCTTCACCGAGGCGATCGACATGTGCGCGATGCGCACCGGCGCCGGCGGCACAGACGACTATCTGGCGGAATGGCGCAAGGCCGATCCCGTCCCGGTCGGCGACGACATCGAGGCCGAGGTCGAGAAGGCCTATCAGGAACTCGACGCGAAATATGACCGCGAGCGGCTGGTCGCTCTGGTCAAGGCTGGCGGAAAAGAAAATGTCTGA
- a CDS encoding formyl transferase, with protein MAASESSTRPIVVVTEGGPHIWAIVNAIADRVGPVSVILENPESKKRLLMGRARRQGWISAIGQLGTMVLTRLGKRFLAGHAERLIAEEKLDAEPRQGQAIIHVPSANGPECLKEIASIGPGVILLAGCRLLSKDTLARMPCPVLNYHAGIAPKYRGMNGGYWALASGDAQNFGTTVHLVDAGVDTGGVLKQARGKPKTGDTIASYPLRQAAFSRDICVEAVGNVLAGRLETIDPGLPSKQWYHPTIWFYLWIGLTKRVW; from the coding sequence ATGGCGGCGTCGGAATCGAGTACGCGACCGATCGTGGTCGTCACGGAAGGTGGCCCGCATATCTGGGCAATCGTCAATGCGATTGCCGATCGCGTCGGTCCTGTCAGCGTCATCCTCGAGAACCCTGAATCCAAAAAGCGGCTGCTCATGGGCCGCGCCCGGCGGCAGGGTTGGATCTCGGCCATCGGGCAGCTCGGCACGATGGTGCTTACCAGGCTCGGCAAGCGCTTCCTTGCCGGCCACGCCGAGCGGCTGATCGCCGAGGAAAAGCTCGACGCCGAACCGCGGCAAGGCCAGGCGATCATCCATGTGCCCTCAGCCAACGGGCCGGAATGCCTGAAGGAAATCGCCAGCATCGGACCGGGCGTCATCCTGCTCGCCGGCTGCAGACTGCTGTCGAAGGATACGTTGGCCAGGATGCCTTGCCCGGTGCTCAACTATCACGCCGGCATCGCGCCAAAATATCGCGGCATGAATGGCGGCTACTGGGCGCTGGCGTCCGGCGACGCGCAGAACTTCGGCACCACCGTGCATCTGGTCGATGCCGGGGTCGACACAGGCGGCGTGCTGAAGCAGGCGCGCGGCAAACCCAAGACGGGCGACACCATCGCGAGCTACCCGCTGCGTCAGGCAGCGTTTTCGCGCGATATCTGCGTCGAAGCGGTCGGCAATGTGCTGGCCGGCAGGCTGGAAACGATCGATCCTGGCCTGCCGTCCAAGCAATGGTATCACCCGACGATCTGGTTCTATCTCTGGATCGGCCTGACCAAGCGCGTCTGGTGA
- a CDS encoding DUF4893 domain-containing protein, with the protein MTPRLLFAALGLIALTLPAHADGEVQKLITAADKARLDKYGETRKAALDEAKAGDPAEVKQLDDLLAKPLVAFSDTDLTGDWKCRTIKAGGLSPLIIYGWFKCKVTDDGSGWRLAKISGSQRTTGRFFDDGAKRSIYLGSFSVNNDKAKPYGSGPESDQVGYAFRNSATEWRIEFPAPYYESKLDIMEFKR; encoded by the coding sequence ATGACCCCTCGCCTGCTTTTTGCCGCTCTCGGCCTCATAGCCCTCACCTTGCCCGCCCATGCCGACGGCGAGGTGCAGAAGCTGATCACCGCCGCAGACAAGGCGCGGCTGGATAAGTATGGTGAGACGCGCAAGGCGGCTCTGGATGAGGCAAAGGCCGGCGATCCGGCGGAGGTCAAGCAATTGGATGACTTGCTCGCCAAGCCGCTCGTCGCCTTCTCCGACACGGATCTCACCGGCGACTGGAAATGCCGCACCATCAAGGCCGGAGGCTTGAGCCCGCTGATCATCTATGGCTGGTTCAAGTGCAAGGTGACCGACGACGGCTCCGGCTGGCGGCTTGCCAAGATCAGCGGCTCGCAACGCACCACCGGCCGCTTCTTCGACGATGGCGCGAAGCGCTCGATCTATCTCGGCTCGTTCTCGGTGAACAACGACAAGGCCAAGCCCTATGGCAGCGGCCCCGAAAGCGACCAAGTCGGCTACGCCTTCCGCAACAGCGCCACCGAATGGCGCATCGAATTCCCCGCGCCCTATTACGAATCCAAGCTCGACATCATGGAATTCAAGCGCTGA
- a CDS encoding NAD(P)-dependent oxidoreductase has protein sequence MRILLTGSSGWLGSALQPRLEVLGHEVVGLDPVTSARTQVVGSVADRELVFETVRDNRIEAIIHSGALHKPNIEHFENSAFVATNVQGTLNLLDAAVACGVERFVFTSTTSLMISQAIRAGFQRGARKAAWLTEEMSPEPRNIYGVTKLSAEHLCRLYHIEHGLPVVVLRTARFFPEADDMAHAIEQSDANTKANELLFRRLTVEDAAEAHVAALETAPLLGFDTFIISAPTPFRPLDCAELIADAPSVVARYFPDYPGLYARKGWTMFSSIDRVYDPSRAGERLGFVCKTSFADVLAALEAEA, from the coding sequence ATGCGGATCTTGCTCACGGGGTCGTCAGGCTGGCTGGGCAGCGCGCTTCAGCCACGACTGGAAGTGCTCGGCCATGAGGTGGTCGGCCTCGATCCGGTTACCTCGGCGCGCACGCAGGTCGTCGGCTCGGTCGCAGACCGCGAGCTGGTCTTCGAAACTGTCCGCGACAATCGCATCGAGGCCATCATTCACAGCGGCGCGCTGCACAAGCCAAACATCGAGCACTTTGAGAACAGCGCCTTCGTCGCGACGAATGTGCAAGGCACGCTCAACCTGCTCGACGCGGCGGTTGCCTGCGGCGTCGAGCGTTTCGTCTTCACCTCGACGACGTCGCTGATGATCTCGCAGGCGATCCGCGCCGGCTTCCAGCGCGGCGCGCGCAAGGCCGCCTGGCTGACGGAGGAGATGTCGCCGGAGCCGCGCAACATCTATGGCGTGACGAAGCTTTCCGCTGAGCATCTCTGCCGTCTTTACCATATCGAGCACGGGCTGCCGGTGGTGGTGCTGCGCACCGCGCGCTTCTTTCCCGAAGCGGACGACATGGCGCACGCCATCGAACAGTCCGACGCCAACACCAAGGCCAACGAATTGCTGTTTCGCCGGCTGACGGTGGAGGATGCCGCGGAGGCTCATGTCGCGGCGCTGGAGACAGCTCCGCTGCTCGGGTTCGACACGTTTATCATCTCGGCGCCGACTCCGTTCCGGCCGCTGGACTGCGCCGAGCTCATCGCCGACGCGCCATCGGTTGTCGCGCGCTATTTCCCGGATTATCCCGGGCTCTATGCGAGGAAGGGCTGGACGATGTTTTCGTCGATCGACCGCGTCTACGATCCCTCGCGGGCGGGGGAGCGACTCGGCTTCGTCTGCAAGACAAGTTTCGCCGATGTATTGGCGGCGCTCGAAGCGGAGGCGTGA
- a CDS encoding DUF1638 domain-containing protein — protein sequence MVKTQKTEPNQTDRLLVIACGMIAREVLAVKQQLKLDHLELTCLPAEFHFYPDRIAPAMDKAIEKAKAEGYDHIFVGYADCGTGGLLDRVIEKHGVERMAGPHCFAFYQGMEAYAKVADGDMMSFYMTDFLCRQFEAFFIKPLGLDRHPELIKDYFGNYGKLIYLAQTDDPELDKVAEKAAVMLGLAYERRRTGYGDLTSELARVATGA from the coding sequence TTGGTCAAGACGCAAAAAACGGAACCGAATCAAACAGACAGGCTGCTCGTCATCGCCTGCGGGATGATTGCGCGCGAAGTTTTGGCCGTCAAGCAACAGCTAAAGCTCGACCATCTCGAGCTGACCTGCCTGCCGGCTGAGTTCCATTTCTATCCGGACCGCATCGCGCCGGCGATGGACAAGGCGATCGAGAAGGCCAAGGCGGAAGGCTACGATCACATCTTCGTCGGCTATGCCGACTGCGGCACGGGCGGCCTGCTCGACCGCGTCATCGAGAAGCACGGCGTCGAGCGCATGGCCGGGCCGCACTGCTTTGCCTTCTACCAGGGCATGGAGGCCTATGCGAAGGTCGCCGACGGCGACATGATGTCGTTCTACATGACCGACTTCCTCTGCCGCCAGTTCGAGGCCTTCTTCATCAAGCCGCTCGGCCTCGACCGGCATCCCGAGCTGATCAAGGACTATTTCGGCAATTACGGGAAGCTGATCTATCTTGCCCAGACCGACGATCCGGAACTCGACAAGGTCGCCGAGAAGGCTGCGGTTATGCTCGGCCTCGCGTACGAGCGCCGCCGGACTGGCTATGGTGATCTGACGAGCGAACTGGCGCGGGTGGCAACCGGCGCCTGA
- a CDS encoding entericidin A/B family lipoprotein, whose translation MKLLRVAPIAILACALALTACANTIRGVGKDVKSTARAVKDTVN comes from the coding sequence ATGAAACTGCTACGCGTCGCGCCGATCGCCATCCTGGCCTGCGCGCTTGCGCTCACCGCTTGCGCCAACACCATCCGGGGCGTCGGCAAGGACGTCAAATCGACGGCGAGGGCGGTCAAGGACACTGTCAACTGA
- a CDS encoding B12-binding domain-containing protein, with the protein MADDEIILSELSDEELVQQMHDDLYDGLKEEIEEGTHILLERNWAPYKVLTEALVEGMRIVGEDFRDGILFVPEVLLSANAMKAGMAILRPLLAATGAPKQGKMVIGTVKGDIHDIGKNLVGMMMEGAGFDVIDLGINNAVEKYLDAIEQHQPDIIGMSALLTTTMPYMKVVIDTMKEKGIRDDYVVLVGGAPLNEEFGKAVGADAYCRDAAVAVETAKDFMKRKHNVRASA; encoded by the coding sequence CAGCAGATGCACGACGACCTCTATGACGGTCTGAAGGAAGAAATCGAGGAAGGCACGCATATCCTTCTCGAGCGCAATTGGGCGCCTTACAAGGTGCTGACCGAGGCGCTGGTCGAAGGCATGCGCATCGTCGGCGAAGATTTTCGCGATGGCATTCTGTTCGTGCCGGAAGTGCTGCTTTCCGCCAATGCCATGAAGGCCGGCATGGCTATCCTGCGTCCGCTGCTCGCCGCCACCGGCGCGCCGAAGCAGGGCAAGATGGTGATCGGCACCGTCAAGGGCGACATCCACGACATCGGCAAGAACCTCGTCGGCATGATGATGGAGGGCGCCGGCTTCGACGTCATCGACCTCGGCATCAACAACGCGGTCGAGAAATATCTCGACGCCATCGAGCAGCACCAGCCCGACATCATCGGCATGTCGGCGCTGCTCACCACCACCATGCCCTACATGAAGGTCGTTATCGACACGATGAAGGAAAAGGGCATCCGTGACGATTATGTCGTCCTGGTCGGCGGCGCGCCGCTCAACGAGGAGTTCGGCAAGGCCGTCGGCGCCGACGCCTATTGCCGCGACGCCGCGGTGGCCGTCGAGACCGCAAAGGATTTCATGAAGCGCAAGCACAACGTTCGCGCTTCCGCCTGA